Proteins from a genomic interval of Schistocerca piceifrons isolate TAMUIC-IGC-003096 chromosome 3, iqSchPice1.1, whole genome shotgun sequence:
- the LOC124789079 gene encoding trichohyalin-like, producing the protein MASSPGKRPSRHKSRLRLRPTAGAHVTALYPGRGQGQGAHRAPSHSPGTRRKETKARRRRQGDEGKETKARRRRQGDEGKETKARRRRQGDEGKETKARRRRQGDEGKETKARRRRQGDEGKETKARRRRQGDEGKETKARRRRQGDEGKETKARRRRQGDEGKETKARRRRQGDEGKETKARRRRQGDEGKETKARRRRQGDEGKETKARRRRQGDEGKETKARRRRQGDEGKETKARRRRQGDEGKETKARRRRQGDEGKETKARRRRQGDEGKETKARRRRQGDEGKETKARRRRQGDEGKETKARRRRQGDEGKETKARRRRQGDEGKETKARRRRQGDEGKETKARRRRQGDEGKETKARRRRQGDEGKETKARRRRQGDEGKETKARRRRQGDEGKETKARRRRQGDEGKETKARRRRQGDEGKETKARRRRQGDEGKETKARRRRQGDEGKETKARRRRQGDEGKETKARRRRQGDEGKETKARRRRQGDEGKETKARRRRQGDEGKETKARRRRQGDEGKETKARRRRQGDEGKETKARRRRQGDEGKETKARRRRQGDEGKETEARRRRQGDGGKEKEARRRRQGEGGKEKEARRRRQGEGGKEKEARRRRQGEGGKEKEARRRRQGEGGKEKEARRRRQGEGGKEKEARRRRQGEGGKEKEARRRRQGEGGKEKEARRRRQGEEGKEKKARRRRQGEEGKEKKARRRRQGEEGKEKKARRRRQGEEGKEKKARRRRQGEEGKEKKARRRRQGEEGKEKKARRRRQGEEGKEKKARRRRQGEEGKEKKARRRRQGEEGKEKKARRRRQGEEGKEKKARRRRQGEEGKEKKARRRRQGEEGKEKKARRRRQGEEGKEKKARRRRQGEEGKEKKARRRRQGEEGKEKKARRRRQGEEGKEKKARRRRQGEEGKEKKARRRRQGEEGKEKKARRRRQGEEGKEKKARRRRQGEEGKEKKARRRRQGEEGKEKKARRRRQGEEGKEKKARRRRQGEEGKEKKARRRRQGEEGKEKKARRRRQGEEGKEKKARRRRQGEEGKEKKARRRRQGEEGKEKKARRRRQGEEGKEKKARRRRQGEEGKEKKARRRRQGEEGKEKKARRRRQGEEGKEKKARRRRQGEEGKEKNARRRRQGKE; encoded by the coding sequence gcaaggagacgaaggcaaggagacgaaggcaaggagacgaaggcaaggagacgaaggcaaggagacgaaggcaaggagacgaaggcaaggagacgaaggcaaggagacgaaggcaaggagacgaaggcaaggagacgaaggcaaggagacgaaggcaaggagacgaaggcaaggagacgaaggcaaggagacgaaggcaaggagacgaaggcaaggagacgaaggcaaggagacgaaggcaaggagacgaaggcaaggagacgaaggcaaggagacgaaggcaaggagacgaaggcaaggagacgaaggcaaggagacgaaggcaaggagacgaaggcaaggagacgaaggcaaggagacgaaggcaaggagacgaaggcaaggagacgaaggcaaggagacgaaggcaaggagacgaaggcaaggagacgaaggcaaggagacgaaggcaaggagacgaaggcaaggagacgaaggcaaggagacgaaggcaaggagacgaaggcaaggagacgaaggcaaggagacgaaggcaaggagacgaaggcaaggagacgaaggcaaggagacgaaggcaaggagacgaaggcaaggagacgaaggcaaggagacgaaggcaaggagacgaaggcaaggagacgaaggcaaggagacgaaggcaaggagacgaaggcaaggagacgaaggcaaggagacgaaggcaaggagacgaaggcaaggagacgaaggcaaggagacgaaggcaaggagacgaaggcaaggagacgaaggcaaggagacgaaggcaaggagacgaaggcaaggagacgaaggcaaggagacgaaggcaaggagacgaaggcaaggagacgaaggcaaggagacgaaggcaaggagacgaaggcaaggagacgaaggcaaggagacgaaggcaaggagacgaaggcaaggagacgaaggcaaggagacgaaggcaaggagacgaaggcaaggagacgaaggcaaggagacgaaggcaaggagacgaaggcaaggagacgaaggcaaggagacgaaggcaaggagacgaaggcaaggagacgaaggcaaggagacgaaggcaaggagacgaaggcaaggagacgaaggcaaggagacgaaggcaaggagacgaaggcaaggagacgaaggcaaggagacgaaggcaaggagacgaaggcaaggagacgaaggcaaggagacgaaggcaaggagacgaaggcaaggagacgaaggcaaggagacgaaggcaaggagacgaaggcaaggagacgaaggcaaggagacgaaggcaaggagacgaaggcaaggagacgaaggcaaggagacgaaggcaaggagacgaaggcaaggagacgaaggcaaggagacgaaggcaaggagacgaaggcaaggagacgaaggcaaggagacgaaggcaaggagacgaaggcaaggagacgaaggcaaggagacgaaggcaaggagacgaaggcaaggagacgaaggcaaggagacgaaggcaaggagacgaaggcaaggagacgaaggcaaggagacgaaggcaaggagacgaaggcaaggagacggaggcaaggagacggaggcaaggagacggaggcaaggagaaggaggcaaggagaaggaggcaaggagaaggaggcaaggagaaggaggcaaggagaaggaggcaaggagaaggaggcaaggagaaggaggcaaggagaaggaggcaaggagaaggaggcaaggagaaggaggcaaggagaaggaggcaaggagaaggaggcaaggagaaggaggcaaggagaaggaggcaaggagaaggaggcaaggagaaggaggcaaggagaaggaggcaaggagaaggaggcaaggagaaggaggcaaggagaaggaggcaaggagaaggaggcaaggagaaggaggcaaggagaaggaggcaaggagaagaaggcaaggagaagaaggcaaggagaagaaggcaaggagaagaaggcaaggagaagaaggcaaggagaagaaggcaaggagaagaaggcaaggagaagaaggcaaggagaagaaggcaaggagaagaaggcaaggagaagaaggcaaggagacgaaggcaaggagaagaaggcaaggagaagaaggcaaggagaagaaggcaaggagaagaaggcaaggagaagaaggcaaggagaagaaggcaaggagaagaaggcaaggagaagaaggcaaggagaagaaggcaaggagaagaaggcaaggagaagaaggcaaggagaagaaggcaaggagaagaaggcaaggagaagaaggcaaggagaagaaggcaaggagaagaaggcaaggagaagaaggcaaggagaagaaggcaaggagaagaaggcaaggagaagaaggcaaggagaagaaggcaaggagaagaaggcaaggagaagaaggcaaggagaagaaggcaaggagaagaaggcaaggagaagaaggcaaggagaagaaggcaaggagaagaaggcaaggagaagaaggcaaggagaagaaggcaaggagaagaaggcaaggagaagaaggcaaggagaagaaggcaaggagaagaaggcaaggagaagaaggcaaggagaagaaggcaaggagaagaaggcaaggagaagaaggcaaggagaagaaggcaaggagaagaaggcaaggagaagaaggcaaggagaagaaggcaaggagaagaaggcaaggagaagaaggcaaggagaagaaggcaaggagaagaaggcaaggagaagaaggcaaggagaagaaggcaaggagaagaaggcaaggagaagaaggcaaggagaagaaggcaaggagaagaaggcaaggagaagaaggcaaggagaagaaggcaaggagaagaaggcaaggagaagaaggcaaggagaagaaggcaaggagaagaaggcaaggagaagaaggcaaggagaagaaggcaaggagaagaaggcaaggagaagaaggcaaggagaagaaggcaaggagaagaaggcaaggagaagaaggcaaggagaagaaggcaaggagaagaaggcaaggagaagaaggcaaggagaagaaggcaaggagaagaaggcaaggagaagaaggcaaggagaagaaggcaaggagaagaaggcaaggagaagaaggcaaggagaagaaggcaaggagaagaaggcaaggagaagaaggcaaggagaagaaggcaaggagaagaaggcaaggagaagaaggcaaggagaagaaggcaaggagaagaaggcaaggagaagaatgcaaggagaagaaggcaagggaaagagtaa